One Flavobacteriales bacterium genomic window, TCATTCTACAGGGTGTTGAGTCAACTACACATTCTGAGGATTGACCAAGAACTTGCCTGATCGGCTATACTGCACGCAAGCCCCATCAGACAAGGAGATATAATGGATTTCTGATATAGTCGATGACTTGGAATGATTCTTCCACCTATATCTCCGAATCCGCGAGTGGCCCTTCCTACCGAACAACCCCATCAGCCCTTGACCACTTCTTGAGCTACTCGCACGAGGAGGTGAATTCCTTGACAGAATGAATCACACAGCCTGGATCACCCCACGCTGTACTTTAAACCTATTGAACTTTTATGAATACACTCAATAACAGAAAAGTGGCCATTCTCGCCACTGACGGATTTGAACAATCCGAATTATTAAGCCCTAAACGACAACTTGAAGCCGAAGGAGCCACCACCCATGTAGTCTCTTTAGAAAAAGGGAATATACGAGGTTGGGAAAATGGAAATTGGGGACAGGAAGTCCCAGTTGATTTGACCGTAGAGGAGGCACGGGCCGACAACTATGATGCATTGCTCATCCCAGGAGGTGTGATCAATCCAGACACTCTCCGTAAGAGTACTTCTGCCGTTAATTTGGTACAGAATTTCTTCTCCCAACACAAACCTGTAGCCTCTATCTGTCACGGCCCACAGATGCTGATCGAAGCCGATGTGGTGAAAGACAGGAAAATGACCTCCTACCCATCCATCCGCACTGACCTGGTCAATGCCGGTGCACAGTGGGTAGATGAAGAAGTGGTGGTAGACTCCGGATTGGTCACATCCCGCAGTCCGCAGGACCTTACGGCTTTCAACGACAAATTGATCGAAGAGATCCGTGAAGGAAAACATGAAGAACAGACCGCCTGATAACGGCACATGTTACCCTTCATTGAATAATCTGAAAAAACCGCATCTCGTGAGATGCGGTTTTCTCACTTTTACACTCTTGATACTATGAAAAGCGCTAAGACCTGGTCTATACTCAATTCTATCATCCTTCTACTCATAGTCGGATGGAACTACACTGCCAACAGTGCTGGTGTAGACGGCAATACAGTAGCAAGTTTGAGCGACCGCTATGCCAATCTGTTCACTCCGGCCGGATATGCTTTTGGGATATGGGGTGTGATCTATCTCTCCCTATTCGCTCTTTGCACCTTCTTGGTCAAATCAGCATTCAGCACACGGAAATATGATGCCTTGATCAATGGCATTGGCCCAGGACTGGCAATAGTCAATCTTCTAAATGGATTGTGGCTCTATGCCTGGCTGACTGAGAACACACTCGTGAGTCTATTCTTGATGTTCGGAATGCTGCTTATGCTCCTTTACTTGTTATCCTACCTCCACCAGATGAAGTGGGATCGCATCTCAGTGACACGACAGGCGGTCTGGTGGCCATTGAGTCTCTATGGCGGATGGATCACTGTAGCCAGCATAGCAAATGTCAGTGCTTTACTCGCCAAGAACGGGATAAGTCCTGTGCTCTCCGAAGTCACATGGACTGTAGTGATGATAGGGATAGCTACCGTGATCTACTACATGACTGTGCGTCTGCGAAAGATGACGCTGTTCACGGCAGTCGGTATCTGGGC contains:
- a CDS encoding tryptophan-rich sensory protein; protein product: MKSAKTWSILNSIILLLIVGWNYTANSAGVDGNTVASLSDRYANLFTPAGYAFGIWGVIYLSLFALCTFLVKSAFSTRKYDALINGIGPGLAIVNLLNGLWLYAWLTENTLVSLFLMFGMLLMLLYLLSYLHQMKWDRISVTRQAVWWPLSLYGGWITVASIANVSALLAKNGISPVLSEVTWTVVMIGIATVIYYMTVRLRKMTLFTAVGIWALVAIAWRHYGEIAVIFYTALACSFFLLVAIVKNTWLGGDRNHSTERT
- a CDS encoding type 1 glutamine amidotransferase is translated as MNTLNNRKVAILATDGFEQSELLSPKRQLEAEGATTHVVSLEKGNIRGWENGNWGQEVPVDLTVEEARADNYDALLIPGGVINPDTLRKSTSAVNLVQNFFSQHKPVASICHGPQMLIEADVVKDRKMTSYPSIRTDLVNAGAQWVDEEVVVDSGLVTSRSPQDLTAFNDKLIEEIREGKHEEQTA